Proteins found in one uncultured Campylobacter sp. genomic segment:
- the yajC gene encoding preprotein translocase subunit YajC yields the protein MEQGNFFASILPIVVIFAIMYFLIIRPQQKQAKDHKAMVDALGKGDKIITSGGIKCTVVKTNNDFITVKLNDEVMVELDKQFVARKLDEQ from the coding sequence ATGGAACAAGGAAACTTCTTTGCATCAATCCTGCCTATCGTCGTAATCTTTGCGATTATGTATTTTTTGATTATCAGACCGCAGCAAAAGCAGGCCAAGGATCATAAAGCGATGGTCGATGCGCTCGGCAAAGGCGATAAGATCATAACTAGCGGTGGCATAAAATGCACGGTCGTGAAAACAAACAATGATTTTATCACAGTTAAGCTTAACGATGAGGTCATGGTTGAGCTGGATAAACAATTTGTGGCAAGAAAATTAGATGAGCAGTAA
- the secD gene encoding protein translocase subunit SecD — MSSKISYRLLIFLAAVIFSAIFAAPSIFQTEKGSKINLGLDLQGGLHMLLEVQSDEAVVSKIKSIAASVNYAAKRDDLLMDGLKLEGDSFEFEILDADEASKFDAILHSAASGLDIQKSGEKYRVTLTPEEVEATKKYAIEQAVETIRNRLDQFGLAEPTVAKQGESYILVELPGVKSAADEQRAKDLIAKAAHLQLMAVDDVRQDRAQTISAADARAYGDVIYPDVKNPNYKYLINEIPVLDGAMLVDAKVAFDQHTNQPIINFTLNSQGAQIFGDFTGKNVGKRLAIVLDGKVYSAPRINERIGGGSGQISGGFSVEEAHDVAIALRSGALLAPVKVSETRSIGPSLGQDSIDKSMAALSLAAVAILIFMIFYYGVAGLFADIALVVNILFLIACMALFGATLTLPGMAGIVLTIGMAVDANVIINERVREVLRTGVSIRQSINKGYENAMSAIVDSNITTLITSAALYAYGTGPVKGFAVTMSIGIVASMITAILGTHGMFELVMDKMEKSKNTALWLGYKVRGGANASV; from the coding sequence ATGAGCAGTAAAATTTCATATCGCCTGCTGATCTTTTTGGCTGCGGTTATTTTTTCGGCGATTTTTGCCGCGCCTTCGATCTTTCAGACCGAAAAGGGAAGCAAGATAAACTTGGGTTTGGATCTGCAAGGCGGGCTTCACATGCTGCTTGAGGTTCAAAGCGACGAGGCTGTCGTCTCAAAGATCAAATCGATCGCCGCGAGCGTCAATTACGCCGCCAAGCGCGATGATCTGCTGATGGACGGGCTAAAATTGGAAGGCGATTCGTTTGAGTTTGAAATTTTAGACGCAGACGAGGCTTCCAAATTTGATGCGATTTTGCATAGCGCCGCAAGCGGATTAGACATTCAAAAATCTGGCGAAAAATACCGCGTCACACTAACACCTGAGGAGGTCGAAGCGACTAAAAAATACGCGATCGAACAGGCCGTTGAGACTATCCGAAACCGCCTAGATCAATTCGGACTTGCGGAGCCGACGGTAGCAAAGCAGGGCGAGAGTTATATTTTGGTTGAGCTTCCGGGCGTCAAAAGTGCAGCGGATGAGCAACGCGCCAAGGATCTGATCGCCAAAGCGGCCCACTTGCAGCTTATGGCGGTGGACGACGTGCGCCAAGATCGCGCGCAGACTATCAGTGCAGCGGATGCCAGAGCTTACGGCGACGTGATCTATCCCGACGTTAAAAATCCGAATTACAAGTATCTCATAAACGAAATTCCAGTGCTAGACGGCGCGATGCTAGTCGATGCGAAGGTTGCTTTCGATCAGCACACCAACCAGCCGATCATAAATTTTACGCTGAATTCTCAAGGCGCTCAAATTTTTGGCGATTTTACCGGCAAAAACGTCGGTAAGCGCCTTGCGATCGTGCTTGATGGCAAGGTTTATTCCGCACCGCGCATCAACGAGCGCATCGGCGGCGGCAGCGGTCAGATCAGCGGCGGATTTAGCGTCGAGGAGGCGCACGACGTAGCGATTGCGCTTAGAAGCGGCGCGCTTTTGGCTCCTGTTAAAGTCTCAGAGACACGCAGTATCGGTCCTAGCCTAGGACAAGATAGCATCGATAAAAGTATGGCAGCGCTAAGCCTTGCAGCGGTTGCGATTTTGATCTTTATGATTTTCTACTACGGCGTGGCGGGGCTTTTTGCTGACATCGCACTTGTGGTCAATATCTTGTTTTTGATCGCTTGTATGGCGCTATTCGGTGCAACGTTAACGCTTCCTGGAATGGCGGGAATCGTGCTAACTATCGGAATGGCCGTGGATGCGAACGTAATCATTAATGAGCGCGTTAGAGAGGTGCTAAGGACGGGAGTTTCAATCCGCCAAAGCATAAATAAAGGCTATGAAAATGCGATGAGCGCGATCGTGGATTCAAATATCACTACGCTAATTACTTCTGCTGCGCTTTATGCTTACGGCACGGGTCCAGTGAAGGGCTTTGCCGTCACGATGAGTATCGGTATCGTAGCGTCGATGATAACGGCTATTTTAGGCACTCACGGAATGTTTGAGTTAGTAATGGATAAGATGGAAAAAAGCAAAAATACCGCGCTTTGGCTCGGTTATAAAGTAAGAGGAGGCGCAAATGCAAGTGTTTGA
- the secF gene encoding protein translocase subunit SecF has product MQVFDKGKIYDFMKFRYFTFALSAVLIIGSIALFFIKGINYGIDFSGGTLIQVKYDTKAPLDEIRKRFEAANLGNINVTEFGSDQEVTIRYSGAASELGDNPALAAQKILQGSGNFDIRKVDIVGPKVGEELRTNGILAVCVSFALILVYITLRFEWRFAIAAVLSDLHDVVVAVGAMILAGVDFNLEILAALLTIMGYSLNDTIVVFDRIREGVKDSKSIKLDEVINESISHTLSRTLLTSLTTLIVIVILFVWGGEMIHGFSFVMLIGVIAGTFSSVFVAAPMLILFKFNVEKYRAFLAEKQRRIKEKEKNRAMYEKGTV; this is encoded by the coding sequence ATGCAAGTGTTTGATAAGGGTAAAATTTATGATTTTATGAAATTTAGATATTTTACTTTTGCGCTTTCTGCTGTTTTAATAATAGGCTCTATTGCGCTATTTTTCATTAAGGGCATTAATTACGGTATCGATTTTAGCGGCGGTACACTCATTCAGGTTAAATACGACACCAAAGCACCACTTGATGAGATCAGAAAGCGCTTCGAAGCGGCAAATTTAGGCAATATCAACGTTACGGAATTTGGTAGCGATCAAGAGGTCACGATTAGATATTCAGGCGCTGCGAGCGAACTGGGCGATAATCCCGCTTTAGCGGCGCAAAAAATTTTGCAAGGCAGCGGAAACTTCGACATTCGCAAGGTCGATATCGTAGGTCCTAAAGTCGGTGAAGAGCTTCGCACAAACGGAATTTTAGCGGTATGTGTGTCGTTTGCGCTTATTTTGGTTTATATCACCCTGCGGTTTGAGTGGAGATTTGCGATTGCAGCCGTACTATCGGATCTGCACGACGTCGTAGTTGCCGTAGGTGCGATGATTTTAGCCGGCGTGGATTTCAACCTTGAAATTTTAGCTGCACTGCTAACTATAATGGGCTACTCGCTTAACGATACCATCGTTGTTTTCGATAGAATTCGAGAAGGTGTAAAAGATAGCAAATCGATTAAGCTTGATGAGGTTATAAACGAATCGATCTCTCATACGCTATCGCGCACACTGCTTACTTCGCTTACGACTCTCATCGTCATCGTGATTTTATTCGTCTGGGGCGGCGAGATGATCCACGGCTTTAGCTTCGTGATGCTAATAGGCGTCATAGCAGGAACTTTCAGCTCCGTATTTGTAGCTGCTCCGATGCTGATTTTGTTTAAATTTAATGTCGAGAAATACCGCGCGTTTTTGGCTGAAAAACAGCGTCGTATCAAAGAGAAAGAAAAAAATCGCGCCATGTATGAAAAAGGCACGGTGTAA
- a CDS encoding DUF6394 family protein, whose product MNWGRVIYIFFALMSMTTIGGFLYEKNEILLFIATSVNAVSTLLKVGVRNMLAAELFASSLVADLHLIPAFVLIVVAPGDLSIVTSLAIGALLANFFSLILIAIESAKTKDEF is encoded by the coding sequence ATGAACTGGGGAAGGGTAATTTACATATTTTTTGCGCTTATGAGTATGACTACGATAGGCGGGTTTTTGTATGAGAAGAATGAAATTTTACTTTTCATAGCAACCAGCGTGAATGCAGTCTCGACGCTTTTGAAAGTAGGCGTGCGAAATATGCTAGCAGCTGAGCTTTTTGCAAGCTCGCTCGTCGCGGATCTGCATCTCATACCGGCGTTCGTTTTGATTGTAGTAGCGCCGGGAGATCTGTCGATTGTGACCTCGCTTGCGATCGGCGCGCTACTTGCAAACTTTTTCTCGCTAATTTTAATAGCGATTGAGTCGGCAAAAACCAAAGACGAATTCTAG
- the leuS gene encoding leucine--tRNA ligase: protein MPYDSKSIELKWQKIWDEEGVFEPKDDYSLPKKYILSMFPYPSGRIHMGHVRNYSIGDALSRYYRLRGYNVLQPIGFDSFGMPAENAAIKHGIHPKTWTYENIDYMKNELHRLGFSFSARRMLATSDPLYTRWEQEFFIKLFEKGLIYRKSAVVNWCEHDQTVLANEQVEEGRCWRCGNEVVQKQMPGYYLKITAYAQELLDCLKQLEGKWPAQVLTMQENWIGRSEGLEFSFKFDEQSSAKLGGIEGFKVFTTRPDTIYGMSYAAVAPEHEVVKRLLDNNLLGAEAAAKVREILNQSPRERQASDKDGVSLGISVLHPLSGKKIPVWTANFVLAEYGGGAVMAVPAHDERDFEFAKKFNLPIVQSITSKSGDYDASKAYVESGVLVNSAEFSGMDSEKAKGAVISKFEELGLGRRVVNFKLRDWGVSRQRYWGAPIPMIHCPKCGLVSEEISNLPVELPQDIKITGKGNPLDTHPSWKFCKCPKCGGNGVRETDTLDTFFESSWYFARYASDERTWRQRAFDEQSVNYWMNVDQYIGGIEHAILHLLYARFFQKALRDIGYLRDSEPFERLLTQGMVLKDGAKMSKSKGNTVDPDDIIERYGADTARLFILFAAPPQKELEWNDSAVEGAYKFLSRLYDRAENAYATDKIPQIDHATLNKEEKYARLKVYEALKKSQQVYESSFAFNTLIAACMEALNALNAQSNKDVFTEGYFVILCLLEPIVPHICAELSERLFKRRNFGELRVCEEVFESDTIKLAVTINGKKRAEFEAGASLSEGEILSLAKQNCAKWLEGKSIIKEIYVKNKLVNLVIK from the coding sequence ATGCCTTACGATAGTAAAAGTATTGAGCTTAAATGGCAGAAAATTTGGGACGAAGAGGGAGTTTTCGAGCCTAAGGACGATTATAGCCTGCCTAAAAAATATATCCTTTCGATGTTTCCCTACCCAAGCGGCCGCATCCACATGGGGCACGTGCGAAACTACAGCATCGGCGACGCGCTGAGCCGCTATTATAGGCTGCGTGGATACAACGTGCTTCAGCCTATCGGTTTTGACAGCTTCGGTATGCCCGCGGAAAATGCGGCGATCAAACACGGCATTCACCCTAAAACTTGGACTTACGAAAATATCGATTATATGAAAAATGAGCTGCACCGCCTGGGCTTTAGCTTTTCGGCTCGTCGCATGCTTGCTACCTCCGATCCGCTTTATACGCGCTGGGAGCAGGAATTTTTCATCAAACTTTTTGAAAAAGGGCTCATCTACAGAAAAAGCGCCGTGGTAAATTGGTGCGAGCACGATCAGACGGTGCTTGCCAACGAGCAGGTCGAGGAGGGCAGGTGTTGGCGCTGCGGCAACGAGGTCGTGCAAAAGCAGATGCCTGGCTACTACCTAAAAATCACCGCCTACGCGCAGGAGCTTTTGGATTGCCTAAAACAGCTTGAGGGCAAGTGGCCCGCTCAGGTGCTTACGATGCAGGAAAACTGGATCGGGCGCAGCGAGGGTTTGGAATTTAGCTTTAAATTTGACGAGCAAAGCAGCGCCAAGCTTGGTGGCATCGAGGGCTTTAAGGTCTTTACGACGCGCCCCGATACGATTTATGGCATGAGCTATGCGGCGGTCGCGCCCGAGCACGAGGTCGTAAAGAGACTTTTGGATAATAATTTACTCGGCGCCGAAGCTGCGGCGAAGGTGAGAGAAATTTTAAATCAAAGCCCGCGTGAGCGTCAAGCAAGCGATAAAGACGGCGTGAGCCTCGGAATCAGCGTACTTCATCCGCTAAGCGGCAAAAAAATCCCCGTTTGGACTGCAAATTTCGTCCTAGCAGAATACGGCGGCGGTGCGGTAATGGCTGTGCCTGCGCACGATGAAAGAGATTTCGAGTTTGCAAAGAAATTTAACCTGCCGATCGTTCAAAGCATCACTTCTAAAAGCGGTGATTACGACGCTAGCAAAGCTTACGTCGAGAGCGGAGTTTTGGTAAATTCCGCGGAATTTAGCGGCATGGATAGCGAGAAGGCAAAAGGCGCCGTTATCTCAAAATTTGAGGAGCTAGGGCTCGGACGCCGCGTGGTAAATTTTAAACTGCGCGATTGGGGAGTGAGTCGCCAACGCTACTGGGGCGCGCCGATCCCGATGATCCACTGCCCAAAATGCGGGCTGGTAAGCGAAGAAATTTCAAATTTGCCCGTAGAGCTTCCGCAGGATATTAAGATCACCGGCAAGGGTAATCCACTCGATACGCATCCTAGCTGGAAGTTTTGCAAATGCCCTAAATGCGGCGGCAACGGAGTGCGCGAGACCGACACGCTCGATACCTTTTTTGAAAGCTCGTGGTATTTCGCGCGCTACGCAAGCGACGAGCGGACGTGGCGGCAGCGGGCGTTTGACGAGCAAAGCGTGAATTACTGGATGAACGTCGATCAGTATATTGGCGGCATCGAGCACGCGATTTTGCACCTTTTATATGCGAGATTTTTCCAAAAGGCTCTTCGCGACATAGGCTATCTGCGCGATAGCGAGCCGTTTGAGCGGCTGCTAACTCAGGGTATGGTGCTAAAAGATGGCGCAAAGATGAGTAAAAGCAAGGGAAATACCGTCGATCCCGATGATATTATCGAGAGATACGGCGCCGATACGGCGAGACTTTTTATACTTTTTGCCGCACCGCCGCAAAAGGAGCTTGAGTGGAACGACAGCGCGGTAGAGGGCGCGTATAAATTTTTAAGTCGCCTCTACGATCGCGCCGAAAATGCCTACGCTACTGATAAAATTCCACAAATCGACCACGCCACTTTAAATAAAGAGGAAAAATACGCCCGCCTCAAAGTTTACGAGGCGCTTAAGAAGTCGCAGCAGGTTTATGAGAGCAGCTTTGCTTTCAATACCCTAATCGCCGCGTGTATGGAGGCGCTAAATGCGCTAAACGCGCAGAGTAACAAAGACGTATTTACCGAGGGCTACTTCGTGATCTTGTGCCTGCTCGAGCCTATCGTGCCGCACATCTGCGCCGAGCTTAGCGAGCGGCTGTTTAAAAGACGAAATTTCGGCGAGCTGCGAGTTTGCGAAGAGGTATTCGAGAGCGATACTATCAAGCTTGCCGTCACGATTAACGGCAAAAAGCGCGCCGAGTTTGAAGCGGGTGCGAGCCTAAGCGAGGGCGAAATTTTAAGCCTTGCAAAGCAAAACTGCGCCAAATGGCTAGAGGGCAAGAGCATTATAAAAGAAATTTATGTCAAAAACAAGCTCGTAAATTTGGTGATAAAGTAG
- the lptE gene encoding LPS assembly lipoprotein LptE, with protein sequence MRRVLTVFCLIFLIGCGYKPVSRIAKETMSGSVFVDVMMSKTDPQNTVAIKDAIRQGMLQRLGMSLSDKNSAQTIVVASIKSLSFSELSYDQFGYVTSYRANLIVNFSTKLKNGEVFSKDCVGDYDFKVSRLVKNSYDTSSIISDKDRYKAIENASAQAFDEFISALAIRGFRLERAQH encoded by the coding sequence ATGAGAAGAGTTTTAACCGTTTTTTGTTTGATTTTTTTAATCGGCTGCGGCTACAAGCCCGTTTCGAGGATCGCGAAAGAGACGATGAGTGGAAGCGTATTTGTGGATGTGATGATGAGCAAGACTGATCCGCAAAACACCGTCGCGATCAAAGACGCGATCAGGCAGGGCATGCTCCAGCGCCTAGGGATGAGCCTTTCGGATAAAAACTCGGCGCAGACGATCGTAGTAGCGAGCATAAAAAGCCTAAGCTTTAGCGAGCTTTCATACGATCAGTTCGGCTACGTCACTAGCTACCGCGCAAATCTCATCGTAAATTTTAGCACCAAGCTTAAAAACGGAGAGGTTTTCAGCAAGGATTGCGTGGGCGATTACGATTTTAAAGTTAGCCGCCTAGTCAAAAATAGCTACGATACTAGCTCGATCATTAGCGATAAGGACCGCTACAAGGCGATCGAAAATGCCTCCGCGCAGGCGTTTGACGAGTTTATTTCGGCGCTTGCGATTAGGGGATTCAGACTTGAGCGGGCGCAGCATTAA